A region from the Nonlabens sp. YIK11 genome encodes:
- a CDS encoding acyl transferase, producing the protein MRFPVFDIEDNEQFEQLAMEIYRYQLEHNTAYQQYCSFLRKPLASQVSDIPFLPISFFKTHKITTEPEKKPEIVFTSSGTTGTSTSKHLVHDLEIYNQSLDHSFEKFYGNPEEYTILALLPHYLERTGSSLVYMVDRWIKHSNNSKSGFYLNNLQDLSVILKELQQLDRKVILIGVTFALLQLAEKFPMALDNTIIIETGGMKGMRKEIIKPELHKILSSAFPKAQIHSEYGMTELLSQAYAPDGIHFKLPSWMQVSARDTNDPLSSIAHGKTGGLNVIDLANIESCSFIATQDLCKTYADGTFEVLGRFDNSDIRGCNLLAIG; encoded by the coding sequence GTGAGGTTTCCCGTTTTTGATATTGAAGATAATGAGCAGTTCGAACAGCTCGCCATGGAAATCTACCGGTATCAACTAGAACACAATACAGCTTACCAGCAATATTGTTCATTTTTAAGAAAACCCCTGGCTAGTCAGGTTAGCGACATTCCTTTTCTGCCTATTTCGTTTTTCAAAACGCACAAGATAACTACAGAGCCAGAAAAAAAACCAGAAATAGTATTTACGAGTAGCGGCACCACAGGAACCTCAACTTCAAAGCACCTCGTCCACGATCTGGAAATCTACAATCAAAGCCTTGATCATAGTTTTGAAAAATTCTACGGCAATCCTGAGGAATACACCATCCTCGCGCTTTTACCCCATTATCTAGAGCGTACAGGTTCTTCATTGGTCTACATGGTAGATCGATGGATCAAACATTCTAATAATTCAAAAAGCGGTTTTTACCTGAACAATCTTCAGGATCTATCTGTGATCCTTAAAGAATTACAACAATTAGATCGCAAGGTAATTTTGATAGGAGTCACTTTTGCGCTGTTACAGCTGGCAGAAAAATTCCCAATGGCCCTTGATAATACGATCATTATTGAAACTGGTGGCATGAAGGGAATGCGAAAAGAAATCATCAAACCAGAATTGCATAAAATTCTAAGCAGCGCGTTCCCAAAGGCACAAATTCATAGTGAATATGGTATGACGGAATTGCTATCACAAGCCTACGCTCCAGACGGCATCCACTTTAAACTACCATCATGGATGCAGGTAAGCGCAAGAGACACCAATGATCCCTTGAGCAGCATCGCTCATGGAAAAACTGGCGGACTCAACGTCATCGACCTAGCCAATATTGAATCCTGCTCTTTCATCGCCACTCAAGACCTTTGCAAAACCTATGCAGATGGGACTTTTGAAGTTTTGGGTAGATTTGATAATTCTGATATACGTGGCTGTAATTTACTGGCAATAGGCTAA
- the tyrS gene encoding tyrosine--tRNA ligase: MSYDFVKELQWRGMIHDIMPDTEELLNAETVSGYIGFDPTADSLHIGSMVQIILLMHLQRAGHRPIALIGGATGMIGDPSGKSAERNLLTQEILDKNIAGVKSVISRFIDFEDGPEETRAVLVNNYDWMKDFSLIDFARDIGKHITVNYMMAKDSVKKRVSGEGDGMSFTEFTYQLFQGYDFVHLYKKLDCKLQIGGSDQWGNITTGTELVRRITGGKAYALTTPLVTKADGTKFGKTESGNIWLDADKTSVYKFYQFWITATDEDAINWIKIFTFLDEKTCNDLIEEHAKDPGFRILQKRLAEEVTVMVHGQEAYETAVEASKILFSKKVSMEQWNRLDKETLLEIFEGVPQTTISTSDLEKGIEIVPFLTDVTGFLPSNSEARRALKENSLAINKEKFEEDKIVGLDDVIAGSLILLQRGKKNYFLVLVD; encoded by the coding sequence ATGTCCTACGATTTTGTAAAAGAACTGCAATGGCGCGGTATGATTCACGATATCATGCCTGATACGGAAGAATTACTCAACGCTGAAACGGTAAGTGGTTACATAGGTTTTGACCCAACGGCAGATTCCCTGCACATAGGAAGTATGGTCCAAATCATTTTGCTCATGCACCTGCAACGTGCTGGCCATAGACCCATTGCGTTGATAGGTGGTGCGACTGGGATGATAGGAGATCCATCTGGTAAAAGTGCAGAGCGCAACTTGCTCACTCAGGAAATTCTAGATAAAAATATCGCTGGTGTAAAATCTGTCATCTCTAGGTTTATTGATTTTGAAGATGGTCCAGAAGAAACGCGTGCCGTACTGGTCAATAATTATGACTGGATGAAGGATTTCAGTTTGATTGATTTTGCCAGAGATATAGGTAAGCATATCACAGTCAATTATATGATGGCGAAAGATTCTGTCAAAAAGAGAGTTTCTGGCGAAGGTGATGGAATGAGTTTTACAGAGTTTACCTACCAACTGTTTCAAGGTTACGACTTTGTACACCTTTATAAAAAGTTGGACTGCAAGCTACAGATAGGTGGCTCTGACCAATGGGGAAATATCACAACGGGAACAGAGTTGGTTCGTAGAATCACTGGTGGCAAGGCTTATGCTTTGACAACTCCATTAGTGACAAAAGCTGATGGTACAAAATTTGGAAAAACAGAATCTGGTAACATCTGGCTGGATGCTGATAAGACTAGTGTTTATAAATTCTACCAATTCTGGATCACTGCAACTGATGAGGACGCGATTAATTGGATCAAGATTTTTACGTTTCTGGATGAGAAAACCTGCAATGACTTGATCGAGGAACACGCCAAGGATCCAGGTTTTAGAATTTTACAAAAAAGACTGGCCGAAGAAGTAACTGTTATGGTTCACGGTCAAGAGGCCTATGAAACTGCCGTAGAAGCCAGTAAGATTTTGTTCAGTAAGAAAGTGTCCATGGAGCAATGGAACCGGCTTGATAAAGAAACCCTATTAGAAATCTTTGAAGGCGTTCCACAGACTACCATTTCAACATCAGATCTTGAAAAAGGTATTGAAATCGTTCCTTTCCTTACTGATGTTACAGGCTTTTTGCCTTCAAACAGTGAAGCGCGTAGAGCCTTAAAAGAAAACAGCCTTGCTATCAACAAGGAAAAGTTTGAAGAGGATAAGATTGTGGGCTTAGACGATGTGATTGCGGGTAGTTTGATACTGCTGCAACGTGGTAAAAAGAATTATTTCTTGGTGTTAGTCGACTAA
- a CDS encoding lamin tail domain-containing protein — MKQTYSLIVMFFMATIAFAQQPIITGILDATCSGGTPKVIEIYADGEVDFSQYSLEKEANANVGFSDAQALSDLGIKTDEFVYVYSNGNNANDIFAQEFPNVPAGNSLESNVANNNGDDRVRLVDGSGAVIDQYGASGTDGTGEVWEYTDSYATRINGTGPDGGFSAGNWSFNATGSLNGEGSCNGGSFYENLFGTYTTTASEEPTINVNGSPVTGLDYFENNGPSQEGQFTVSGMNLEGSVLVSSTVFEVSLTSGAGFSDSVEVAFPSNGELPITDIYVRLPAGLTAGDYAESIEVSSVNATTQTVAVAGTVTADDPQVTISGNVDNLQYTEGNGPSTADSFTVSGLFLDASGINVAVNAPFEVALVEDGTYSTSVDIPSVDGGVDFVDVFVRLSAGQTLGEFTGTVTATANNAPDDTLDITGSVLASATCAPVGSIIITEVMQNPSAAGNDPNGEYFELYNTTANDIDIQSWVISDDNQAAETHTIATSVIVPAGGYIVIANSATPNGGLTPDYTYGNDISLGNGTDGVIISCGATVIDQVIWDNGVTFPDPTGASMELMSNAFTAELNDDGTNWVTATTPYGDGDLGTPGAPNGATASNESQSVLQFSMYPNPATSGTLNINVTNGGSVDVEIFSTLGQRVVNQKAVTTSVNISGLNTGLYIVKLTQGEASQTRKLVVK; from the coding sequence ATGAAACAAACTTACTCTTTGATCGTGATGTTCTTTATGGCCACGATCGCCTTTGCTCAACAACCTATAATTACGGGTATTCTGGATGCTACTTGTTCTGGTGGTACGCCTAAAGTAATTGAAATTTATGCCGACGGTGAGGTAGATTTCTCACAATATAGTCTAGAGAAAGAGGCTAATGCAAACGTTGGTTTTAGTGATGCGCAGGCACTCTCAGACTTAGGGATCAAGACGGATGAGTTCGTCTATGTTTACAGCAACGGGAACAATGCTAATGACATATTTGCTCAGGAGTTTCCTAATGTTCCTGCTGGAAATTCTTTAGAATCCAATGTCGCAAACAACAATGGTGATGACCGCGTACGTCTTGTAGACGGTTCTGGTGCCGTCATTGATCAATACGGCGCTAGCGGTACCGACGGTACGGGCGAGGTTTGGGAATATACAGATTCCTATGCTACCAGAATTAACGGTACTGGACCAGATGGAGGTTTTAGCGCAGGTAACTGGAGTTTTAACGCAACAGGTTCTCTTAATGGAGAAGGTTCATGTAATGGAGGATCTTTCTATGAAAACTTATTTGGCACCTATACTACAACGGCTAGTGAAGAGCCTACCATTAATGTTAACGGTAGCCCGGTAACAGGTCTAGACTACTTTGAAAACAATGGTCCATCCCAGGAAGGTCAATTCACGGTTTCTGGTATGAATTTAGAAGGTTCCGTTCTTGTTTCTTCAACTGTTTTTGAAGTTTCCTTAACGAGTGGCGCTGGGTTTTCTGACAGTGTAGAAGTAGCTTTTCCTTCAAACGGTGAACTTCCTATTACAGATATATATGTAAGACTACCTGCTGGTTTGACCGCAGGTGATTATGCAGAATCTATTGAGGTAAGTTCTGTAAATGCAACCACGCAAACGGTTGCCGTAGCAGGAACCGTTACCGCAGACGATCCACAAGTTACTATTTCAGGAAATGTAGATAATCTACAGTATACTGAGGGCAATGGTCCATCAACGGCTGATTCATTCACCGTTTCAGGATTGTTTTTAGATGCATCTGGTATCAATGTAGCCGTTAATGCACCATTTGAAGTAGCGCTTGTAGAAGATGGAACTTACAGCACATCTGTAGATATACCATCTGTCGATGGTGGAGTTGATTTTGTGGATGTCTTTGTAAGATTATCAGCTGGACAGACTCTTGGTGAATTCACTGGAACTGTAACCGCAACTGCTAACAATGCTCCAGATGATACTTTGGATATCACCGGTAGTGTTCTTGCATCTGCCACCTGCGCTCCAGTAGGTAGTATCATCATCACAGAAGTGATGCAGAATCCATCTGCCGCTGGAAACGATCCTAACGGTGAATACTTCGAGCTTTACAACACAACCGCAAATGATATAGACATTCAGTCTTGGGTGATTTCAGATGACAATCAAGCTGCCGAAACTCATACCATAGCGACGTCAGTTATTGTTCCAGCTGGTGGTTACATTGTTATCGCAAACAGTGCAACTCCTAACGGTGGTTTAACTCCTGACTATACCTATGGTAACGACATCTCTTTAGGCAATGGAACAGACGGCGTAATCATTAGTTGTGGCGCAACTGTAATTGATCAGGTCATTTGGGATAATGGAGTGACATTCCCAGATCCAACAGGAGCAAGTATGGAATTAATGAGTAATGCTTTCACAGCAGAACTTAATGACGACGGGACTAATTGGGTAACTGCAACAACTCCATACGGTGATGGTGACCTAGGTACTCCAGGAGCACCTAATGGAGCAACCGCTTCTAATGAATCCCAGTCCGTATTACAGTTCTCTATGTATCCTAATCCAGCAACTTCTGGAACGTTGAACATCAACGTAACTAACGGTGGTAGTGTAGATGTAGAGATCTTCTCCACATTAGGACAAAGAGTCGTGAACCAAAAAGCAGTAACGACTTCTGTTAACATCAGTGGCCTAAACACAGGTCTTTACATTGTGAAATTGACTCAAGGAGAAGCTTCCCAAACTAGAAAATTAGTAGTGAAGTAA
- a CDS encoding NAD-dependent epimerase/dehydratase family protein, with product MGFTQLAGAQRRLLCIFTDMILVTGGTGLVGGHLLYRFRESELTINAIYRTKASIDKTRRIFESYEGGAASLVDDINWIQADILDLPSLENAMKGVTQVYHCAAALDADSFEQLKKVNVTGTQHLIDLSIARKVEKFCYVSSIATLGNPLGDQSINEEDFFNPDAKNTDYAISKYGGEMEAWRASQEGLPVIIVNPGVILGEGCYDTGSGQLFSKTANNQPFYVSGSSGFVDVRDVVSIMQQLMESSIKNERFILIADNQLFKDLLDLIATSLKSKKPYFKLRKWMLYTVYALLKIPSWLGITKGLSLAQIETFTSRTIYSNEKVTDALSYEFKDLKPTIERVALDYQKQKN from the coding sequence ATGGGCTTTACGCAACTTGCGGGCGCACAACGGCGGCTATTGTGTATTTTTACAGACATGATTCTAGTCACAGGAGGAACTGGTCTGGTAGGCGGCCATTTGTTATATCGCTTTCGCGAAAGCGAACTAACCATCAACGCCATTTACAGGACTAAAGCTTCTATTGATAAAACCAGGCGCATCTTTGAATCCTATGAGGGTGGAGCAGCCTCGCTGGTGGATGACATCAACTGGATCCAGGCAGATATTCTGGATTTACCCAGCCTTGAAAATGCGATGAAAGGTGTAACACAGGTGTATCACTGCGCCGCGGCACTAGATGCCGATTCCTTTGAGCAATTGAAGAAAGTGAACGTCACTGGAACCCAACACCTGATTGATCTATCCATTGCTCGTAAGGTGGAAAAGTTTTGTTATGTAAGCAGTATTGCGACGCTGGGAAATCCTCTAGGCGACCAGTCCATCAATGAGGAAGATTTTTTCAATCCAGATGCTAAAAATACCGATTATGCCATTTCAAAATACGGCGGTGAGATGGAAGCCTGGCGTGCTTCTCAAGAAGGTTTACCAGTTATCATAGTGAATCCTGGAGTTATTCTGGGAGAAGGTTGCTACGATACGGGTAGCGGTCAATTGTTTAGCAAAACGGCCAATAACCAACCTTTTTATGTCTCCGGAAGTTCTGGTTTTGTGGACGTGAGAGATGTGGTGAGTATCATGCAGCAACTCATGGAATCCAGCATCAAAAATGAACGCTTTATTCTAATTGCAGATAATCAGCTTTTTAAAGATTTGCTAGATCTTATCGCTACATCACTTAAATCAAAGAAACCCTATTTCAAATTGAGAAAATGGATGTTGTATACAGTCTATGCGCTTCTTAAAATACCATCTTGGCTAGGTATTACAAAGGGTCTAAGTCTCGCTCAGATTGAAACGTTTACCTCAAGAACCATTTACAGCAATGAAAAGGTAACCGATGCGCTATCCTATGAATTTAAAGATCTCAAGCCAACTATCGAGCGCGTTGCTCTAGATTACCAGAAACAGAAAAATTAA
- a CDS encoding response regulator transcription factor, translating into MKESKAKILLVDDEPDILEIVSYNLKNEGYQVYTAENGEEAIKKAKKKKPDLVILDVMMPVMDGIEACEKMRKMPELDKTIITFLTARGEDYSMIAGFDAGADDYITKPVKPRVLVSKVKSLLRRNVAEKETEDNVKKLGDLVIDRDQYKIFFKKEELILPRKEFELLSLLTGQPGKVYTREEILDVVWGNEVVVGGRTIDVHIRKLREKLGDKRFKTVKGVGYKYVQSK; encoded by the coding sequence ATGAAAGAATCCAAAGCAAAAATCCTACTGGTTGATGATGAGCCGGATATCCTGGAAATAGTGAGCTACAACCTCAAAAACGAAGGTTATCAAGTATATACCGCCGAAAATGGTGAGGAAGCCATCAAAAAGGCGAAAAAGAAAAAACCAGACCTAGTGATCCTAGATGTTATGATGCCGGTGATGGATGGTATCGAGGCCTGCGAGAAGATGCGCAAGATGCCAGAGCTGGATAAGACCATTATCACTTTCCTTACCGCAAGAGGCGAGGATTACTCTATGATTGCAGGATTTGATGCAGGTGCAGATGATTATATTACTAAACCTGTAAAACCACGTGTTTTGGTTTCTAAAGTAAAATCCCTACTACGACGCAACGTGGCCGAGAAGGAAACCGAAGACAATGTGAAGAAGTTGGGAGATCTTGTCATTGATCGTGACCAGTATAAGATCTTCTTCAAAAAGGAAGAACTCATATTGCCACGTAAGGAGTTTGAACTTCTTTCCTTACTTACGGGTCAACCGGGAAAGGTTTACACGCGAGAAGAAATCCTGGATGTTGTCTGGGGAAATGAAGTCGTAGTAGGCGGCAGAACCATAGATGTCCACATTAGAAAACTGCGAGAAAAACTAGGCGATAAGCGTTTTAAAACCGTCAAAGGAGTAGGCTACAAATATGTCCAGTCCAAATAA